The proteins below are encoded in one region of Lactuca sativa cultivar Salinas chromosome 3, Lsat_Salinas_v11, whole genome shotgun sequence:
- the LOC111888338 gene encoding uncharacterized protein LOC111888338 isoform X4, protein MWKLVEKLMMPKKSKAPVQEKKPTEGVKWSFAAGTNLLPNFGAKIERESKLRLNDFSKELRSFSIVDMSGRNFGDEGLFFLAESLAYNQVAEEVNFAANGITAEGIKAFDGILQSNISLKVLNLSGNSIGDEGAKVLCDILVDNSGIQKLQLNSTNIGDEGAKAIAELLKKNSTLRTLELNNNLIDYSGFSGLAEALLENKSLNSLYLNGNYGGALGASALAKGLEGNKALRELFLHGNSIGDEGVRALITGLSLHKVLLAGKLTALDIGNNMITSKGAFHVAEYVKKSKSLLWLNVYMNDIKDEGAEKIADALKENRSITNIDLGGNDIHAKGITAIAEVLKDNTVITALELGYNPMGPDGARALSEVLKFHGNIKTLMLGWCKIGAKGAEFIADTLKYNNTITTLDLRANGLSDEGAKSLARSLKVVNEALVSLDLGFNEIRDEGAFSISQALKANEDVRLTSLNLASNFLTKLGQSALTDARDHVYEMNEKELSIGF, encoded by the exons ATGTGGAAATTAGTGGAGAAACTGATGATGCCTAAGAAATCAAAAGCTCCTGTACAAGAGAAAAAACCGACTGAAGGAGTGAAATGGTCCTTTGCTGCTGGGACAAACTTATTACCTAATTTTGGTGCAAAGATCGAAAGGGAATCCAAACTTCGACTCAATGATTTCTCCAAAGAACTTAGGTCATTCAGCATTGTTGACATGTCAG GTCGCAACTTTGGAGATGAAGGACTATTCTTCCTTGCTGAGAGCTTGGCTTATAATCAG GTTGCTGAAGAAGTAAATTTTGCTGCTAATGGAATAACTGCAGAAGGAATTAAAGCTTTTGATGGTATTTTACAATCAAACATTTCTCTAAAGGTTCTTAACTTATCAGGAAATAGTATTGGGGATGAAGGAGCTAAG GTTTTATGTGATATACTGGTGGATAATAGTGGTATTCAGAAGCTCCAGCTAAATAGTACTAATATAGGTGATGAG GGAGCAAAGGCCATTGCtgagttgctaaagaagaacTCAACCTTGAGGACACTTGAACTCAACAACAATTTGATTGATTATtct GGCTTCTCAGGTCTTGCTGAAGCACTTCTTGAAAATAAATCATTGAATAGTTTATATCTAAA TGGAAATTATGGTGGTGCATTAGGCGCTTCTGCCCTTGCTAAAGGGCTTGAGGGTAACAAAGCTTTAAGG GAGCTTTTTTTGCATGGGAACTCGATAGGAGATGAAGGAGTTCGTGCATTAATAACTGGATTATCTTTGCATAAag TTTTATTAGCAGGAAAACTCACAGCTCTTGACATTGGAAACAATATGATAACCTCAAAAGGTGCATTTCATGTTGCTGAATATGTGAAAAAAAGTAAATCTTTATTGTGGCTTAATGTCTACATGAATGACATTAAAGACGAG GGAGCTGAGAAAATAGCCGATGCTTTGAAGGAGAATCGTTCAATAACAAACATAGACCTG gGAGGAAATGACATACATGCTAAAGGGATCACTGCAATAGCAGAAGTTTTAAAAGATAATACTGTGATAACAGCT CTTGAACTTGGGTATAATCCCATGGGCCCAGATGGAGCAAGGGCATTGTCGGAAGTTCTTAAGTTTCATGGAAATATAAAAACTCTGATGCTTGGTTGGTGTAAG ATAGGAGCAAAGGGTGCAGAGTTCATAGCGGATACTTTAAAATACAACAATACAATCACCACTTTAGATCTTCGAGCCAATGGCCTTAGTGATGag GGTGCAAAGAGCCTGGCTCGAAGTTTGAAGGTGGTTAATGAAGCTCTTGTGTCATTGGATTTAGGGTTTAATGAAATTAGG gaTGAAGGGGCTTTTTCCATTTCGCAAGCGTTGAAGGCTAATGAAGACGTGAGGCTGACGTCATTAAATCTTGCTAGCA